Part of the Caulifigura coniformis genome, GAAACGGGTCCATGAAAATCGGATTGTGACCACGGGTCATGGATTTCCAGGCCCAGTCGGCCGAACCTCCCACACCAAAGAAATGATCCGTGTCCGCGAGAATCACTTTCGCACCGGTGGCGGGAGGAGGCGACGTCCGATAGGAGAAGCCATCGAGTGCATTCCGGCTGGGCGAAATCCAGTCAGCCGGCCCCGTAAGCAGCTTCTCATCAGACTTCAGCCATTGGTCTTGAGGTCCCATCAGAAACGTCATCCCGACGGGATGCGCCTTGCCTCGTGTCTGTTCCAGCTCCTGGATGAACCGGACAAGATGCGCCTGCCATTCATACGACTCGGCGCGACTCTCGTTCGCGATCTCGTAGAGCACGTTGTCATAGTCCCCGACAGCGTCGACGACGCGGCGAACGTAGGCTTCCTGAAGACGCAGCACTTCCGGCGCGAGCAACTGGTGCGTTTCCTGCCCCTTCTGATCACCATTCAAGTCGCCGTTGATACCGTTGACGTTGTTGTCTGCATGAAACGGGTGAGTTTCCCATCCATCCGCGAGGGCCCATACGCCAAAGCCTTCGAACAACATGACCGAAACGTAGAGTCCACGCTTCTCTGCGCTGGCGACCCGCTCGCGAAGCCTGTCGAAGTACTCCGGATCAAGCCGGGAGAGATCAAACTTCGGCAGGCCGTCGCGAGCTAAGGCCGGCCCGGTGCGTTTCCACGGATGGGGAGCGATCGAGTAGAGCGCTTTGCGGTCGGTCCAAGTCTGCGTAGGCTTCTTCGCGGAATCCCAGCGTGTCATTTCGAACCGCCACAGGCGGATGAAGTTGTGGTCGCAGCGTTTGAGGAGATCGAGATAGGCCTCGAACGGAAACTCAGGCGGCGGATCGCCGACGCCGATGTCCTGAAGATTGTTCCAGGTGTGCGAACCGGTGAGCAAGATGGCCCGGCCGTCGGGACCTGCAAAATAGCGAGGGTTTTCAGGACAAGCCCGCAATGGCCCCAGGGACTCGCCGGCCACGAGGGGATTCGTAATCCCGCAAAAGATGACCGCTGAAACGCAGGATCGCAGGAGAGCTTCTTTCATCGATCGGGCAGCCGGAGTTTCGTGAAGGGTCTCTCGCGTCGAACCATCATTGCGTGTCCGGTGCCCACCACCCGTCGAGCTTGCGAGTGAGCTCAGCCACCTTCGACGGCTCGTGCGTTGCAAGGTTCTTCAACTCGTCCGGATCATCCGCGAGGTTGAACAATTCGACGGTCGCATCCGGAAGCCGTTTCTCATAGGGCTTGATGAGCTTCCAGTCGCCTTCGATCACCCATCGGAACTTGAGGCTGTCCCTGGGAGCGTCCATCGACTGAATGTCATGTTCGAAGATCTCGCCAAAGACGGCCGACCGTGCCGCGACTTGTTGCGAGTCGAGCAGGTCGATGCCCGGCAGCGTCTCCGGAACAGCCAGGCCGCAAGCCCGGAGCGCCGTGGGCGCCAGGTCGATTGAACTGGCGAGTTGCTTCTCTTCGCGGCGCGGGGCCACCTTGCCCGGCCAGCGGATCATGATGGGCGTCCGCAGGCCCCCTTCGTAGGGAGACAGCTTCGAGCGAGGGGCGTAAGCGTCGGCATCCGGCTTGTTGAGCCATCCGTTGTCGGCCAGGTAAAGAACCAGCGTATTGTCCGCAACCTTAAGTCGATCCAGCTCCGACATCAGTTCGCCAACGGTTTCATCGAACCACTCCACAGAGGCCCAGTAGCGGGCAACTTCATGGTGCGGCGTCAACGACTTGTACTTGTCGATCAGCCGTTCCGGCGCCTTGTGGGGGGAATGGGGCAGCAGAGGTGCGTACCACAACAGAAACGGCTTTTCGTCCTGGACGGCCTTCGCCATGAATTCGAACGCCGGCTGCATGCCTTCGCGGCCGATCTTAAGGCCCTCATCGCCATGACGGCCGCCGCGGGTCATGTCGCCGTGCGTCATGCCTTCGGTGAATCCGCCTCGCGTCGCTGGGCCTTCCCACCATTTGCCGGTCTGAAACGAGACATAGCCGAGCTTTGATCCCAGCACGGCAGGCAGCGTCGCTTCGTCGTCAATGTGGGCGATGTATTCCGTTCTCACTTTCTGGTAGTCGGGATGGAACTGCACCTGCCGACGGGAAAGCTCGCGAGCCTGCGGCGGAATCGGCGGGTCGTTGCCGACGATGCCATGTTGGTGCGGATACCGTCCTGTAATGATCGTTGACAGCGATGGCCGGCAGAGACTCATCGGAACATGGCCGCGGGTGAAGACCAGTGATTCTGACGCCAGACGATCCAGATGGGGCGTCTTCAATTGAGAGTGCCCCATGAATTCATAGTCCTTCCAACCGTGATCATCCGAGATGATGAGAACGACGTTGGGTGGGGCGGCTTGAAGGTTCTCCGAGATCAGAATCACCGCCATGGCGACGGCGGAGAGCACTCGATGAAATCGTTTCGGCATGGTCGTGATTGCTGAATCAGTAAAGAAGATGAAGGAGCTGGCGACGAGGCGCCCCTGCGAAGTGGACGCCCTTTCCGCCTGGTCCTCTCGCAAGTCGTGGCTGCGGAATGACGCGATCGAAGGCCGCACGCTCACTTTCGTTTTCTCCTAGGAGGCGCGTCCGGCTCTCCCTCCATTGAGAAATCGAAGACTCCTCCCGACTCCGTCACCTCGGCGGTAAAACCTGATTTGTCGACGGACCGGTACTTGCCCGGAAGCCGGGTAATGCCTTCGCTGATTCCGCCTCCCGGCAGTTGCTGCCCCGGCTCTTCGATCCAGGAGTCGATATACACCCGGTACTTTCCCGGCGGGATGCCCGAATGGCTGACGCTTTGCTCCAGGGCGTAATGGCCGCTCTTGATGAAGCCCATCGCAACGGGAACGTTGGCGTCATTGACGAAGGTGACGTTGCCGTCGGAGAGGGGTTCGCCATTGAACATGACCGTCCCTGAAACCGGGACTCCGTCGCCGTCGTCGCCGCAGCCGCCGGCAAACAGGAGGACAACCAACGAGCCCCCTGCGATGTGAGAGCGGAGGCCGGCGAGACGTCGACAACTGGCCAAATATGAGCGCATGTTCAACCCCATCAACTGAACCGGAGCTTGTCAGGAATGACGAAAGGAAGCCTTCGTCGTCGAGTCGGAACGTCCGACGCCGAGGAGTTGACCGATCGCGACGCCTCAGAACGCCTGCCCGATCACGTTTCCGTCCGCCCGATCGCCGAGGTAGCAGTAGGTGGGGTAGTCGATATTCTCACTGAGGAACTGGACGGAGCCGTCCGCCATCAGGAACTGGGCGCCGCCAACATGATAGCTGGCGTGTCCGCCGCCGGCCGCGAAGGCGACCGTCTTGTTGGCCTCGGCCTGCCGCAGATAGAGGCTGTTGATCCGCAGATGGAACAACGCAATCGGCGTGTTGTTCGCCCAGATCGAGCCGTACTCGCTGTAATGCGGCTTCATTTCACCCATCAGGATCGTGTTCGACGTTCCGTCAGTGGCATCCTTGATGCCGAGACGCGTGACGCCGCGAGCGAACATGCCGCGGCAGTTGCCGTTGTCCCGGTGCGTGCACCTCCAGCCGCCGCTGACGCCATTGGGCTGGTACCCACCGTCCGCATTACGGCAGAAGTTCTTGTCAGTGACCGCCCCCGGGCAGTCTCTTCCGATGCTTTGCGGATGACCGATGGTACCGCCCGCAGGAGAGTACATGCGGGGTTGCACGGAAACGACGACGCCTCCCGCGGCAGCGGCGGACCCTGTGTCCGAGAAGCCGATTCCGTCCACGCGCGCTCCCATGCTGGCGAGAGGACTCGACGGGCAACTGGCGATCGAGAAGAAGCGGTTCTCGATGTTTGGGCGGTTTGCGGCGTGCGCCATCGGGAGATTGACGTCGATCTGATTGAAGAGCGGCGCCTGATCGATATACGGCAGGACCAGCATGAACCATCCGCCTGTGCGTCGCTGGGCCAAGTGCTGTTCCGCGGGTCCGGGCGACGCGCACGAACTGGCCGCGTTATCCGAAAAAGTGCTCGCATAGGGAAACACGTTGAACGTGTCGTGGTAGTTGTGCATCCCCAGCCCGAATTGCTTCAGGTTGTTCTTGCACTGGGTGCGGCGCGCGGCCTCGCGCGCCTGTTGAACCGCCGGCAACAAGAGTGCGATCAGGATCGCGATAATTGCAATCACGACGAGAAGCTCAATCAGTGTGAAGCCTGGTCGCTTCTGCCGATGACCGGGTGAACCAGAACAAGTGTGCGACATGTGAATAATCCTTGAGCAATATGAGAGAACGCTGACAAATCACCCATTGAACCAAGCCGCCACTGGGTTGGACCCAAGAGGCCAACAACAGCATGGAAATCGGCTGACCAATGCGTTATGCAGAAATCTGCAAATCTTGCGCATTTTTTTGCCAAGGGCAGCCATGAAGAAAACGACTCGGGTGATTGCGCTCGCGGTTCACACCGTCAACTCGTTCTATCGGGGGGTGATTCGTGGCATCTCACGACGGGTCCATGACCACGCAGATTGGCGTGTCCTATTCGTCCGGGCACAGGCCTCGGTCTCGACCCGCCGAATCCTTTCAAACGTCGATGCCGTGATCACTCACATTGACCAGCAAGAATGGTGCGAGTTCCTGATCCGCACCGGGATTCCCACGGTCAATATCGACGCGGTCTTGCCCGGTCTGCCGATGCCGCGCCTCAACCTCGATGATCGATTCATCGGGCAAATGGCAGCGGAACACTTTTCCTCACGTGGAATTCGAAGATTCGGATTTTTTGGTCAGAACGACCTGCTCTTCTCGCAGGAGCGTGAGAAGGCATTTCGAGCCGCAGTGCAGTCGATCGGCGGCGACCTGCAGGTCTTTGACGCTCGAGGACGTCAGGACCTCGGGCCGCGGACTTCCCTAAGCGATACGTTCCTTCGCCTCTGCGACTGGCTCCGATCACTTGAATATCCGATCGGTCTTCTGGCTCCCTGGGACTTCTGGGCACTGGAAGTCATTGAAGCCTGTCGACAACTTAAACTCCGCGTCCCGGAGGACGTCTCAATCCTCGGGGTCGATAATGACGAACTCTATTGCTCGGTCTCCGACCCCTCGTTGTCGTCGGTGATCGTTCCCGCCGAAGCCGTCGGCGTTGAAGCCGTGAATCAGGTGGAGAGACTGATCCGGGAACGGCGCACAACGCTCGAGCATGACATTCTGTTGCCGCCAATCGGGATCGCCACTCGCCGATCAACCGACTTCCTCGCGATTGAGGATGCGGACGTGTTGGCGGCGCTGAACTTCATCCGTGACAATCTCCATCGGCCGATCCAGGTCCCCGACGTGCTTCGCGCGGTGTCGATCAGTCGCCGCAGCCTGGAGCGAAAAGTCTGGGACGCCGTTGGCATCACATTGGGAGCGGTGCTTCGTCGCAGTCGCCTCGACCGCGCCAAGCAGCTCCTGGTCGAAAGCGATCTTCCGATCACGGCCGTCTCACGCCGGACGGGCTATACCGATTTGAGACACATTGAATTGGCTTTCCGGCAATCGCTGGGCGTGACTCCCAGCGCGTTCCGCAGGAATGCGAATGGCATCAGCCCGCAAACCTGACTCATTTCGGAGTCGGCCTGTAGGCCGGATTCGGCTGGGGAAGCACGGCTCCCGTGTCCTCTAGGAACTGTTCGAGTTGTGCGTCGAGATCACGCACTTCTTCGGGTTCCGACGCGGCCAGGTTCTTTGATTCGCCGATGTCACCTGAGAGATCGTAGAGCTCGAACCGTTCTTCCGGAGCGGCGCCGAACCAGCGAATCAGCTTGCGATTGCCCCTGCGAACCCAGGCTCCCCCGGCATTGCCGGGCCCGCCAAAATGCGGGAAGTAGTTGAAGAAGGCGACTCGGTCGAGCGTTCCGCCACCCTGCAGGACATTAGCATAACTGATCCCGTCCATGGCCTGACTCGTCGGTTTGTCGAGGCCCGCGAGAGCCAGCAGTGTCGGATATAAGTCAATGTGACCCACGACGGATGCGTTGGTCGTACCCGACGTGATCTTTCCTGGCCATGACCACATGAGAGGAACACGGGTGCCCCCCTCATAGAGTGATGCTTTGCCTTCACGGAGCGGAGCGTTGTTGGTCGGTGGGTTCTTGCCGGCCCATTGCTCCCAGGTGGCCAACGGCGGCACCGTCGCCTTGCGCTGTTGAAACCCCTGATCCGCCGGAGTGTTGCTGACGACGTTCCCGCCATTGTCGGAATTGAACACGATGATCGTGTTCCCGGAGAGACCCCTTCGCTCCACGGCGGTGAGGACCTTTCCGAAGCATTCATCGACACTCCGCAGCATCGACGCCATGATTGGGTTCTGCTGACGCCCCGATGGGTCCACCTTCGAAGCGAAGCCCTTCGTGTACTCTTCCTTGTGGCCCCAGGGACCATGGACGCCGTAGCTCCAGAGATTCAGGAAAAACGGCTTCTCCGAATCGGTTTCGATGAACCGGATCGCCTCATCGGCCAGCCGGTCGACGATGTATTCCCCCTTCGGCCCGTCGGTGATTGTCCCGACGCGTCGACCCTGGCTCGGGGCTCCGCTGGGGTGGACCCCATAGGGAGAGAAGTAGAACCCCGGCGGTCCGGGATCAGGATGACAGTGAAACGCCACCTCGAATCCCTGGCGTTCCGGCCAGTGCGGCCGTATCAGCCCCAGATGCCACTTGCCGACGTGTGCCGTTCGATAACCCGCGTCCCGTAGGGCCTCCGCCAGCGTATATTCCTCGGGATCGAGATAATTCTTGCTGGCCGGCGTTCGCATCCGCTGATTGGGAGGAGCGGCGGCGGGAAGGATCTCAAAGCCTGCGCCCTGCGGAGAAATATGCCCCGTCGCCGAGGTGATTCCGTGCCGTGCCGCATGTTTGCCTGTCAGAATGCAGCCCCTGGTCGGTGAACAGAGCGGCTGGGCGTAGGCATCAGTAAATCGCATTGCCTTCTTGGCAAAGGCATCGATATTCGGCGTTTCGTAATAGGTCGAGCCATAAGCACCGCAGTCCGACCATCCCATGTCATCGACCAGGAACAGAATGATGTTCGGTCGCGACGGACGCGCGGACTCTGCTGCTTCGACTTCGTCACACAACAGTGCAATGGCGCTCACCAGGATGATGGAGAGACCGCTCAAAGACCTTCCAGAACGCATGTCGTTTCCTCGGGGAATGAAACGTTCTGCACGGCAACGGCCGGGGCTCAACGGATGTTGAGGACAATGCCACGGCCTTCATCGAACGTGCAGTATGGTTGACTGAAGCGGGGTGGAACTACTTCAGAACCCTCTGCCACAAGGTCCACCGCTGACCATCGTCGCTTTCAAGATAGACAACCCGCGTCTTGCCTCCACACCGTGCAAGCCGGGGATGACCCGCCGCGCGTGACGTCAAATTCACTGCTCCAGCGGGAGACAACGCGGCTCCCGTGCTCCAGACGCCTGTTTCCGCATCGGCGCGATAAAGTTTCGCGACATTGAGGGGTGATGAGGATCCGCGGCCTGGGCCTTCTCGATGCCCGGTGGCCAACCAGACTGCTCCGTCATCTTCGAGCAGCAGATCGGTGTAGGTCTCAGTGGTGTCCGGGCCTCCATCAAAGACCATTGCCAATTCGTCCCGCTCGTCCCGATTGTTGAGGTACAGAACCCGCGGCTTCTGATCGACGATTCGTTGCATGGCGACATGCACCACGCCGTCCCGTCCCACTGCCGTTGACAGCGACCAATCCGCCATCAGCTTGCTTTCCCAGCGATCGTGCGCAATCCACTCGCCGGTCGGTTTACGGATTCGTCGCTCGATTCCGTGCGACATGTTGCTGTTGGTCACCTGAAAAATGTGGATGTTCCCTTGTTCGTCGACGAACAGATCCCCGTATTTCGAGAATCCAACTTGGCGCTGGTCCCGCCACAATTCGACAGGATCGAACGCTGGATTCCCGTCCTTCCGATGGGCGTAACCCATGCGGAATCCATCGCGTTTGTCCCCCCCTCGCAGGATCGACCAGTAAACGACGTGGACGTTGTCGCCGCCGTCCAGAGCGATCCTCGGCGCCAGAAAAGTCGCCGGCCGATCGCCTTCGGACGCCGAAATGTCGGTCGCTTCGCTGAGTTGCCCGTCGCCAAGGCTTCGATGCTCAATGCGCCCATCGTGATCCGGCGACTTATAGACGACATGCAGATTTCCCCGTTGATCCACGGCGGCATCGGGTGATTCTCCCCGCACCAGTTCCTTGAGCGGCGACCACGTGTCGCCGCCATCGGCAGACCGGGAATGAAACAGCGTTGAGCGATCACCAACGATGAGATGGAGTTCGTTGCGAAGGCGATCCGCGGCAACGGAAAAGCAGCCCCCGGGAGATCCGGTCCAGTCGAGCAGCCGCTGCGGCGCGGGCAGGGGGAGACTGTCCCGCGACGCCGTGAGCGAACTCTGACTCTGAGCCAGGCAGTCCTGATCGAAGTTGCCACCGACCGCCAATGTGATCGTGCACAACCACAACCTCGTCCAAAGATTCTTGCGATGTGCCATTAGAATTGTTTCCACCCGGAGGGACTCACTTCTCGGACCTATTCACGACGTTCGACGGTTATGACGAGATGAGCTGTTGCCGTTTCGCCGCGACGATTGCTTCGTTGGACGCGAGCGACATACGTGCCCTCCCGCGCGTAGCGATGAGTCGTCACGGCGTAGCCATCCTTCGCCAACAACTTGACAGCCCCGTCGGACCGAACTTCCACTGGCGGCGAGCCGTCACCGAAGTCCCACACCTCTGAGCCATCGGTGGTTCGAAACGTGCGGACTTTGAACGTGACGTCGTCGCCCGGACGAATCCCGAGCGTTGGAGAACAGGCGGCGTGAATGGCGGGAGGCAGTTCGTCCGGATGGTGCGGGTCAAGCACCTGGACGACAGCAAAGTCGATCGACTCGTGACCAGCGGTATCAGCGACTCGCACGACTTCGCTGTAGGTTCCGGGCCGACTGTAGGTTCGTTCGACACGCCCGCCCGTGGCCGTTGAACCATCGGTGAACCGCCACGAGCAGCGGTCGATGGTTCCTGTCGAACTCCAGGATTGCGACGCATCGAGTTCGATCGACTGGCCGACTGCGGCGAGCCGATGCGGCCTCGCGACGGCAATGACCGGCGGCGCATACTCGCGCCGATACGCCTCCCAGACGTAGGCATAGGCGTCGTGGATTCCCCAGTTGCCAGAGGGTTGCCTCGTGGTGACGTCGAAGTGGAGGTGTGACCATCCGCCGCTGCCTCCTTCCTTGCCCAGCAGTCCCAGCCGCTGTCCCTGCTGCACCCGCTGACCGGCCCGGACATCAATCGTCTTGAGGTGGCTGTATCGGTAGTACCAGCCGCGTTCATCCACAATGTAAATGACGTCATAACGGCGGCGGGCGGGCGAATCGGCATGATCCGGAAGCGTGTCGCCTGCCGCACTGACGACCAGTCCGTCGGTCGCCGCCACAACCTCGACCATGCCTTCGGCCCCGCCGAAATCGAGCCCGTAGTGGTAATAGATCTCCTGCCCGCCAATCCGCTCGTCGCCGTTCACGAACGTCGGCTCGTTGCTCATGTGGGTGTCGCTGGCGAACCATCGCTGTCGCAGGGGATATCGGAAGGTTCCAGGCGACATCCAGGCCGAGCCCACGGGCCATAACCGAAGCCTCACGTCCTTGCGCAGACCCCAGGCATTGGCTTTCCCGGCGGTGACCGTCCCGTTTCGGGCGTTCAGCGTGTATCCCCGTGTGACTGGACAATCAATCTGAACTCCGCCGAGAGCGAGGGGAAGGCGATAGGGGCCGGACTTCAACTCAAAGGTTTGTCCGCTGATTTCCACGGTCACAACCGACTCACGCACGGCGTCGCGAAGCCCGTCGCGAGTCTCATTGAGCGCCACAAGCTTGATGCTCACCGCAGCTCCATCAGCGAGCGCGACCGTTTGCGATTCACCGATGTTGAGGTCGACTGTCCTGACGATGCCTTCTCGTGGCACAGCTCGGTCGCCGGAATCTTGTCCGTGAATCCGCATCGGGCGGCACAGGATCACGATGGCCAGCATTGCGACTCGGATCAATTGCATCGGCTTCCCATCACACCTGACTCGGATTGGGCGATCGCGCCCGGTTCATCGCCGCATCGCGGAAGAGATGATTTGCGCCCGGTGCGTCGGATCGACCTCGCGGGCTGCCGTTGCGACGCGCCGCAATTCGTGATTCGGCCGGGCAATCGCGGTCAGTTGACGACTTTCCACGCCTCCGGCGCCTTTGCGGCGTCGCTGTACGGGGGCCGAGATGGGGCATAGATCGGATTCGATGACGGCATCTGTGCACCGACCTCCCGGCGCCAGTCATCGAGTCTCCATTTCAGGGCCTTTGCCCGGTCGGGATTCTGCGAAACCAGGTTGTGCAGTTCCCCTGGATCCTCAGTGACTCGGTACAGTTCCAATGAGCCGTCCTCGTATGACTCGATCAGTTTGAACTCTCCCTGCCGGATCGCACCGGACGGTCGGCCCCCCTGATTGCTGTAGTGCGGGTAGTGCCAGAAGAGCGCGTCGCGCTGGAGCGTGCCCGTTTGCCGAAGCAACGAAACCAGTGACTCACCGTCAAGCTGCTGTCCTGTCGGCACAGGCTTTTGAACGACTTCCATGAACGTCGGATAGAAGTCGACGGTGGAAACCGGCACGTCGCACGTCGAGCCCGCGCGGACCTGGCCTGGCCACCGGACGATGAGGGGAACGCGAATTCCCCCCTCGTGCAAATAGCCCTTGCCCTCCCTCAGCGGCAGATTCGACGTCGCCGGCGTGTTGGCGCCCTCCTTGACCGACAGCCCGCCATTGTCGGAACAGAAGATCACGATGGTGTTCGTCGCCAGATCGAGTTGATCGAGTTCGCTGACGATTCGTCCGACGCCGGCATCGACCGTCTCAACCATCGCTGCGTAGATGGGATTGTTCTGCGGATCATCGGCGCGGACACGTTGACGGTGCCTGTCGATCTGATCCGGTTTCGCTTCGAGCGGGATGTGGACGCTGTTGTGAGCGAGATAAACAAAAAAAGGTCGATCCTTGTTGAGCCGGATAAACTCCAGGGCGCGATCCGTCAGCCCGGCCACTCCCTTGTCCTGCTGACTGACGACACGCGAGACCGTTTCATCGAAGCCCTGTCGATCGGGCTGCGTGTTCGCAGTCAGCTCTTTGTCACCGCCGCGCGATTCGAGGTGCCATTTCCCGATGCAGGCCGACTTGTAACCGGCCGATTGCAACGCCTCGGCGAGCGTCACTTCGTCGGAGGCCATGTAGGGTTGCCATTCGACGGGAAGGAGCGGCGAGTTGTCCGGCCAGCGGTGCCCCGCGATGTAGTTCGTCAGACGCCCACGGGCCGGGTACTTGCCCGAGATGATGCTGTACCGCGTCGGAGAACAGACCGGGCACGCCGCATAGGCATTCGTGAAACGCATGCCTTCCGACGCCAGCCGATCAATGTTTGGCGTTTGAAAGAACCGACTTCCATTACAGGAAATGTCTCGAAATCCCATGTCGTCCACGAGGATGAACACGAAGTTCGGACGAGGGTGGTCAGCTGCGGGGAGCAACGTAGGTGTGCTCGCCAAAACACCGGCGAACACCCCGAGCATGTCAAGGATCTTGACGCGCAGGTTCACTTTGCCATTACCCAAAATCCAGGCCAACGTTGATGCTCCGGTCAGGTTGCGGTACCCAGGAGCAATCGTCGAGCAGCATCGCCCCTTCATCGGATGCAATCTTCACGATTCGGACTCACTCGCGAAATGCCGCTGAACGACTCTTCGTGCTTCCGCGTCAGCAACTGACCGAAGTCAACAGCAACAAACTTGTTGGACGCAGTCCACGAAGCATGAAAACAAATCGTGCGGCGAGTTATGCAGAACTTTGCAAATCGTGCGAAGAATTCTGCCAGCCCGGAAAGTTGGCGTTAGGACGAGACACGTTGGCCGCTCGTCGGCACCAGCCGACTCAGTCGTCGACGATGCCGTCCACGTTACGCTCCATCCACAGGCTCAGTCGGAGTCAACAGACTGGCAAGTTGCGGTGTCAGAGATTCCCGCGCCCTGATTGAAGCCCATTGCCCATTCCAACCCAACGGAAATCACGTCGCGGTTGCGAGTCACGGTGAGGTCAACAAGT contains:
- a CDS encoding DUF6298 domain-containing protein, whose product is MKEALLRSCVSAVIFCGITNPLVAGESLGPLRACPENPRYFAGPDGRAILLTGSHTWNNLQDIGVGDPPPEFPFEAYLDLLKRCDHNFIRLWRFEMTRWDSAKKPTQTWTDRKALYSIAPHPWKRTGPALARDGLPKFDLSRLDPEYFDRLRERVASAEKRGLYVSVMLFEGFGVWALADGWETHPFHADNNVNGINGDLNGDQKGQETHQLLAPEVLRLQEAYVRRVVDAVGDYDNVLYEIANESRAESYEWQAHLVRFIQELEQTRGKAHPVGMTFLMGPQDQWLKSDEKLLTGPADWISPSRNALDGFSYRTSPPPATGAKVILADTDHFFGVGGSADWAWKSMTRGHNPIFMDPFRNEVLGRAAPETWEPLRKSLGQLRQGSLRLNLNKAVPHGELASTGYCLASPSSGEYIVYVPAGRDVSIDLTRAPKRLVATWIDPIEGLKNLQQPVEGGRTLPLTAPFDGPAVLQINPAP
- a CDS encoding sulfatase family protein, which encodes MPKRFHRVLSAVAMAVILISENLQAAPPNVVLIISDDHGWKDYEFMGHSQLKTPHLDRLASESLVFTRGHVPMSLCRPSLSTIITGRYPHQHGIVGNDPPIPPQARELSRRQVQFHPDYQKVRTEYIAHIDDEATLPAVLGSKLGYVSFQTGKWWEGPATRGGFTEGMTHGDMTRGGRHGDEGLKIGREGMQPAFEFMAKAVQDEKPFLLWYAPLLPHSPHKAPERLIDKYKSLTPHHEVARYWASVEWFDETVGELMSELDRLKVADNTLVLYLADNGWLNKPDADAYAPRSKLSPYEGGLRTPIMIRWPGKVAPRREEKQLASSIDLAPTALRACGLAVPETLPGIDLLDSQQVAARSAVFGEIFEHDIQSMDAPRDSLKFRWVIEGDWKLIKPYEKRLPDATVELFNLADDPDELKNLATHEPSKVAELTRKLDGWWAPDTQ
- a CDS encoding DUF1559 domain-containing protein — protein: MSHTCSGSPGHRQKRPGFTLIELLVVIAIIAILIALLLPAVQQAREAARRTQCKNNLKQFGLGMHNYHDTFNVFPYASTFSDNAASSCASPGPAEQHLAQRRTGGWFMLVLPYIDQAPLFNQIDVNLPMAHAANRPNIENRFFSIASCPSSPLASMGARVDGIGFSDTGSAAAAGGVVVSVQPRMYSPAGGTIGHPQSIGRDCPGAVTDKNFCRNADGGYQPNGVSGGWRCTHRDNGNCRGMFARGVTRLGIKDATDGTSNTILMGEMKPHYSEYGSIWANNTPIALFHLRINSLYLRQAEANKTVAFAAGGGHASYHVGGAQFLMADGSVQFLSENIDYPTYCYLGDRADGNVIGQAF
- a CDS encoding AraC family transcriptional regulator, which encodes MNQAATGLDPRGQQQHGNRLTNALCRNLQILRIFLPRAAMKKTTRVIALAVHTVNSFYRGVIRGISRRVHDHADWRVLFVRAQASVSTRRILSNVDAVITHIDQQEWCEFLIRTGIPTVNIDAVLPGLPMPRLNLDDRFIGQMAAEHFSSRGIRRFGFFGQNDLLFSQEREKAFRAAVQSIGGDLQVFDARGRQDLGPRTSLSDTFLRLCDWLRSLEYPIGLLAPWDFWALEVIEACRQLKLRVPEDVSILGVDNDELYCSVSDPSLSSVIVPAEAVGVEAVNQVERLIRERRTTLEHDILLPPIGIATRRSTDFLAIEDADVLAALNFIRDNLHRPIQVPDVLRAVSISRRSLERKVWDAVGITLGAVLRRSRLDRAKQLLVESDLPITAVSRRTGYTDLRHIELAFRQSLGVTPSAFRRNANGISPQT
- a CDS encoding sulfatase, with product MRSGRSLSGLSIILVSAIALLCDEVEAAESARPSRPNIILFLVDDMGWSDCGAYGSTYYETPNIDAFAKKAMRFTDAYAQPLCSPTRGCILTGKHAARHGITSATGHISPQGAGFEILPAAAPPNQRMRTPASKNYLDPEEYTLAEALRDAGYRTAHVGKWHLGLIRPHWPERQGFEVAFHCHPDPGPPGFYFSPYGVHPSGAPSQGRRVGTITDGPKGEYIVDRLADEAIRFIETDSEKPFFLNLWSYGVHGPWGHKEEYTKGFASKVDPSGRQQNPIMASMLRSVDECFGKVLTAVERRGLSGNTIIVFNSDNGGNVVSNTPADQGFQQRKATVPPLATWEQWAGKNPPTNNAPLREGKASLYEGGTRVPLMWSWPGKITSGTTNASVVGHIDLYPTLLALAGLDKPTSQAMDGISYANVLQGGGTLDRVAFFNYFPHFGGPGNAGGAWVRRGNRKLIRWFGAAPEERFELYDLSGDIGESKNLAASEPEEVRDLDAQLEQFLEDTGAVLPQPNPAYRPTPK
- a CDS encoding PKD domain-containing protein, whose protein sequence is MQLIRVAMLAIVILCRPMRIHGQDSGDRAVPREGIVRTVDLNIGESQTVALADGAAVSIKLVALNETRDGLRDAVRESVVTVEISGQTFELKSGPYRLPLALGGVQIDCPVTRGYTLNARNGTVTAGKANAWGLRKDVRLRLWPVGSAWMSPGTFRYPLRQRWFASDTHMSNEPTFVNGDERIGGQEIYYHYGLDFGGAEGMVEVVAATDGLVVSAAGDTLPDHADSPARRRYDVIYIVDERGWYYRYSHLKTIDVRAGQRVQQGQRLGLLGKEGGSGGWSHLHFDVTTRQPSGNWGIHDAYAYVWEAYRREYAPPVIAVARPHRLAAVGQSIELDASQSWSSTGTIDRCSWRFTDGSTATGGRVERTYSRPGTYSEVVRVADTAGHESIDFAVVQVLDPHHPDELPPAIHAACSPTLGIRPGDDVTFKVRTFRTTDGSEVWDFGDGSPPVEVRSDGAVKLLAKDGYAVTTHRYAREGTYVARVQRSNRRGETATAHLVITVERRE
- a CDS encoding sulfatase gives rise to the protein MKGRCCSTIAPGYRNLTGASTLAWILGNGKVNLRVKILDMLGVFAGVLASTPTLLPAADHPRPNFVFILVDDMGFRDISCNGSRFFQTPNIDRLASEGMRFTNAYAACPVCSPTRYSIISGKYPARGRLTNYIAGHRWPDNSPLLPVEWQPYMASDEVTLAEALQSAGYKSACIGKWHLESRGGDKELTANTQPDRQGFDETVSRVVSQQDKGVAGLTDRALEFIRLNKDRPFFVYLAHNSVHIPLEAKPDQIDRHRQRVRADDPQNNPIYAAMVETVDAGVGRIVSELDQLDLATNTIVIFCSDNGGLSVKEGANTPATSNLPLREGKGYLHEGGIRVPLIVRWPGQVRAGSTCDVPVSTVDFYPTFMEVVQKPVPTGQQLDGESLVSLLRQTGTLQRDALFWHYPHYSNQGGRPSGAIRQGEFKLIESYEDGSLELYRVTEDPGELHNLVSQNPDRAKALKWRLDDWRREVGAQMPSSNPIYAPSRPPYSDAAKAPEAWKVVN